Part of the Micromonospora rhizosphaerae genome is shown below.
GAGTTCGGCATCAACACCGACCAGATCAGCGGCAGCCAGGTCTCCGAGGCCTGGGGCAGCCAGGTGACGTCCCGGGCGCTGCTCGGTCTGGTGATCTTCATCGCGGTGGTGGCGATCTACCTGATCCTGCGCTTCGAGTGGCGGATGGCGGTCTCCGCGATCAGTTCGCTGTTCATGAACCTGCTCCTCACCGCTGGCATCTACTCGCTGGTCGGCTTCGAGGTCACCCCGTCGACGATCATCGGTTTCCTCACCATCCTGGGCTTCGCGCTCTACGACGTGGTCGTGGTCTTCGACAAGGTCCAGGAGAACACCCGGGGCATCACCGCGAACAACAACCAGACGTACGGCGAGGCGGCCAACCTGGCGCTCAACCAGAGCCTGATGCGGTCGCTGAACACCTCCGTGGTGGCCCTGCTCCCGGTCGGCGGCCTGCTCTTCATCGGCGCTGGCCTGCTCGGTGCGGGCACCCTGAAGGACCTCGGTCTGGTGCTCTTCGTCGGTATGGCGGTGGCCTTCCTGACCTCGATCCTGCTGGCGACTCCGCTGCTGGTCCTGCTGAAGAACCAGGAGCCGCGGATCAGCGCGCACAACAAGCGGGTGCTGGCCCGCCGGGGCGCGATCGCCCGGGGCGAGCTCACCCCGAAGGGCGCGCCGCGGGCCGCCGAGGCCGGCGCGGCCACCGTCGACGCGGAGGCGGCGGCCCTGGCCGGCGCGGCGCCGAAGGTGGGCGCCCGGCCGGCGGGCAAGCGCCCAACCGGCGGCCGGGGCGGTCGCCCGGGCGGCGGCGGCAACCGGCCGGGCGGCGCGAAGCGTCGCTGACCGGTCGAGGAGGACACCCGGTAGGAACCGGCACGACGGCGTCCTTCATGCTGTGCGAGCAGCATGAGGACGCCGTCGTCGTTGAAGGGAAGCGGAACTGCCGTGACGGAGACCCACAGCACCGCGGTACGGGGAGACAGCGGCCCGGAGGTCGCCCGACTGGTCGCCAGCCGGGTGCTGGACGTGCCGGACTTCCCGAAGCCCGGGGTCGTGTTCAAGGACCTGATGCCGCTCTTCGCTGACGGCCACGTGTTCCGCGAGGTGATCGACGGGATCATCGCGCACCACGGGCGTGACTCGTTCGACATGGTGGTCGGCATCGAGGCACGCGGCTTCGTGATCGCCGCCGCCATCGCGTACGCCGCCGGGGTCGGCGTGGTGCCGGTGCGCAAGGCCGGCAAGCTGCCCCGCCCGGCGTACTCGGCCTCCTACGCGCTGGAGTACGGCGAGGCGACCCTGGAGGTGCACCAGGACGCGTTCACCGCCGGGCACCGGGTGCTGGTGGTGGACGACGTGCTCGCCACCGGTGGCACCGCCGAGGCCACCCTCGACCTGGTGGAGCGGGCCGGCGGCACCGTGGCCGGCTTCACCGTGCTGCTCGAGCTCGCGTTCCTGGAGGGGCGCAAGCGGCTCAGCCCGCGCCCGGTCCATGCCCTGCTGACCGTTTGATTCGGTTGCCGCCGGACGGACCAGGTGCGGTCCGTCCGGCGGAGCGGCGGGGCAGCCTGCAGGCGGGTAGCATTGCCCTTTGCTGACCGGGCGGGTGAGCGTCCGGTGGCGCGAACACCGCCGGCCCGGGGGCCGGCGCGGAACAACACCGGCCCGTCGGCCGGTTGAAGAGAACGTCGGCCCGACGGTCGGCGCATTCCCGGCGAGCAGTGAGGAGGCCGGTGTCCCACGATGTCGTCCCTCCGGTGGAGGGCACGGTGCACCCGACAGGCGACGCGGACGGCTCGGTGACCGAGCGGAGCGGTAACCCGCCGGCCCGGGTGACGGGCTCTGGCAGCGGCGTCGGCTCGAACGGCACCGCCGGCGGTGGTTCGACGCCCGGGGCGGTCGTTGTGCCGTTCCCGCCCGACGGCCCCGGCGACCCCGCGCCGAGCGGTGGCTTCGCGCTCTCCAACGCGCCCACCGGCCGCCGGGTTCGGGCCCGGCTGGCCCGGTTCAACGCGCCCTGGCAGACCTCGCAGGTCAGCGAGGTGCTCGAGCCGCTGATCTCCACCCACCGGGAGAACCACCCCAAGGCCGACGCCCGGCTGCTCCAGCGGGCGTTCGACACCGCCGCGCGCTGGCACTCCGGTCAGTACCGCAAGTCGGGCGACCCGTACATCACCCACCCGCTGGCCGTGGCGACCATCCTGGCCAACCTGGGGATGGACACCACCACCCTGGTCGCCGCGCTGCTGCACGACACGATCGAGGACACCGAGTACACCCTCGACCAGATGCGGGCCGACTTCGGCCCGGAGGTCACCCTCCTGGTCGACGGCGTGACGAAGCTGGACAAGGTCAAGCTGGGCGACGCGGCCAAGGCCGAGACGATCCGCAAGATGGTCGTGGCGATGGCCAAGGATCCGCGGGTGCTGGTGATCAAGCTGGCCGACCGGCTGCACAACATGCGCACCCTCACCTTCCTGCCCCGCCCCAAGCAGGAGCAGAAGGCGAAGGAGACGCTGGAGATCCTGGCCCCGCTCGCGCACCGGCTGGGTATGAACACCATCAAGTGGGAGCTGGAGGACCTGGCCTTCGGCACCCTCTTCCCGAAGCGGTACGAGGAGATCAACCGCCTGATCGGGGAGCACCAGCCGCAGCGGGAGGCGCTGCTGCGCCAGGTCACCCAGAAGGTGCAGACGGACCTCAAGGCCGCCAAGATCAAGGCGGAGACCACCGGCCGGCCGAAGCACCTCTACTCGATCTACCAGAAGATGATCGTGCGGGGTCGCGACTTCAACGACATCTACGACCTCGTCGGGGTGCGGATCCTGGTCGACACGGTGCGGGACTGCTACGCGGCGCTGGGTGTCATCCACGCCAACTGGCAGCCGGTCCCGGGCCGGTTCAAGGACTACATCGCCATGCCCAAGTTCAACATGTACCAGTCGTTGCACACGACGGTCATCGGGCCCACCGGCAAGCCGGTGGAGATGCAGATCCGCACGTACGCCATGCACCGCACGGCCGAGTTCGGCATCGCCGCGCACTGGAAGTACAAGGAGCACA
Proteins encoded:
- a CDS encoding adenine phosphoribosyltransferase, with protein sequence MTETHSTAVRGDSGPEVARLVASRVLDVPDFPKPGVVFKDLMPLFADGHVFREVIDGIIAHHGRDSFDMVVGIEARGFVIAAAIAYAAGVGVVPVRKAGKLPRPAYSASYALEYGEATLEVHQDAFTAGHRVLVVDDVLATGGTAEATLDLVERAGGTVAGFTVLLELAFLEGRKRLSPRPVHALLTV
- the secF gene encoding protein translocase subunit SecF, whose amino-acid sequence is MAKSGLASRLYRGEADLNIVGRRKLWFAVAGALVLIAVLSFAVRGFSLGIEFAGGNSFQVPASVGTLDQAEAKVDAALKSKGGGAEVVTAQKVGSTSGEYYELRTSQLSPEQANAVKTEMASEFGINTDQISGSQVSEAWGSQVTSRALLGLVIFIAVVAIYLILRFEWRMAVSAISSLFMNLLLTAGIYSLVGFEVTPSTIIGFLTILGFALYDVVVVFDKVQENTRGITANNNQTYGEAANLALNQSLMRSLNTSVVALLPVGGLLFIGAGLLGAGTLKDLGLVLFVGMAVAFLTSILLATPLLVLLKNQEPRISAHNKRVLARRGAIARGELTPKGAPRAAEAGAATVDAEAAALAGAAPKVGARPAGKRPTGGRGGRPGGGGNRPGGAKRR
- a CDS encoding RelA/SpoT family protein; translated protein: MSHDVVPPVEGTVHPTGDADGSVTERSGNPPARVTGSGSGVGSNGTAGGGSTPGAVVVPFPPDGPGDPAPSGGFALSNAPTGRRVRARLARFNAPWQTSQVSEVLEPLISTHRENHPKADARLLQRAFDTAARWHSGQYRKSGDPYITHPLAVATILANLGMDTTTLVAALLHDTIEDTEYTLDQMRADFGPEVTLLVDGVTKLDKVKLGDAAKAETIRKMVVAMAKDPRVLVIKLADRLHNMRTLTFLPRPKQEQKAKETLEILAPLAHRLGMNTIKWELEDLAFGTLFPKRYEEINRLIGEHQPQREALLRQVTQKVQTDLKAAKIKAETTGRPKHLYSIYQKMIVRGRDFNDIYDLVGVRILVDTVRDCYAALGVIHANWQPVPGRFKDYIAMPKFNMYQSLHTTVIGPTGKPVEMQIRTYAMHRTAEFGIAAHWKYKEHKGTQIVGPPAHIDEMTWLRQLLDWQREAADPSEFLDALRFDLSSQEVYVFTPKGDVIPLPTGSTPVDFAYAVHTEVGHKCIGARVNGKLVPLESTLSNGDVIEIFTSKSDTAGPTQDWLGFVKSPRARTKIRQYFNKERREEAIEAGKDAIVKAMRKQGMPLQRMLTSDALMAIARDLHLADVASLYAAVGDSQVSAQSVVQKLMATYGGEEGAAEDLAETAVATRPPRSRASSHDPGVVVRGVSDVWIKLARCCTPVPPDAVFGFVTRSGGVSVHRDDCANADDLKAQGERVVEVSWKLTSASTFLVAIQVEALDRHKLLADVTRVLSDERVNILSATVTTTRDRVAVSRFSFEMADPKHLGHLLAAVRKVDGVFDAYRVTSGA